A stretch of DNA from Solea solea chromosome 20, fSolSol10.1, whole genome shotgun sequence:
TTTAATGGATTTCGATTCGTGCAAAAGTATAGAAATACTCGCTTACATGATGGCGTACCAGCCGGAAAGAGAGAGCGTAATTTCCCAGCATGCCTTATTGAAAACGACAGTGACGCATTTCCGCTGTGGTGCTCATGGGAAATGTAGTCATTGCCAAGGAATTGGCTTGACCTTTCTTTTACACCATTTATAAAGACCTAACCCATATTTGCGTGCTTTTATAACGAGATCCACAGTTATTGTTAAATCTGTCCATAATCTGAACCTTTTGTCTGAGTTTTAGAAGCCAATCTGGTCTTGAAAATAGCAGAAATTAGATTTGTATGTATTATATTGGGACAAGACTATaatccattttttttgtatttatttttttaacagtgaataataataaaagcacaaGACTGATCAGGAAGGACAGGGTGGTAAACACGAGGCAGAGACTGGATCACAGTGGAGAGACAAAAACTGTGatacatgttttaattttaagaataatcacacagaaagaaactgtactttttaaagaaaaaaactattgtGAATATGATTTAACACCATGCCTGAAACACCTTTGAAAACAAATCTATTCAAAACACGTACATCTTATCCAAAGGTAGGgccttcatttattatttattatacgtcgacaatatatcaccaaatcgatatttacACCCTTTATAAATGGTTGGGAAAATTCAGCTACGGCCACAAGAACTTTCGTGTACATGTAATACCAACTCCAAACGGTGGGAGACAGCAGTGAACACAGCTGTGCCGCCAACAACACGAGCGAGAGCAAAAGTCACGCAAGCGCAGTGGTGCGATACGTGTTGTGCTAGCAGGACAGAATGAGTGGTGTAGCTCGGATGCTACAAAcgctataaatatatatttttttatttaatttttttcaaattcagatACGGATTTTTTATCTGAATGTACTGGGGAGTGTGTGTTCGCGACCGGACTGTTAACGGTGCGTTTCCTCGTGACACTGCGGCTAAGCTGTTAGCTCGCTAAGCTAggctaaacaacaacaatatgctGTCATAGCCACTGCTACAGTCAGAGTTGTTTCTGTCAGTGAAATATGGCGAGTGGCTTTAACATTTAATCGCCAAGTTTGACTGTCTTTGACCAGACGTGATTTCATTGTGACTGGATAGTGGATGTAGATATTTGTAACGCCATTGTTAGGAGTACAAACTACAGTTATTACTAGTTCAGTTATTACTAGTCAGAATTACGTCTATCTTGCCATTCCTGTTTATGGGTTTTGTCATTATAGATATCTCTAATTCCAGTTCCAGATATTTCCGGTCATTTTAACTAGTCTATTTTTAATTATCTTCAATTGAAGATATCTACATTGTCTTTTTAGATATCTTACGTTTCAGATAgttaaaattacatttgtaGATATTTGAATCTGGAATGTGTGACGTCATGTTGACTGAAGTGGAGATATCTGAAACTACCTCAATGACGTTTCAGTTATCTGTAGTGAATAATCCGTCTACcggttaaatgttaaaaaacagtgaaacacgGTGTAAGTGTAAATAACATGACTTCATGTGCTTGTGCACCGCAGGCTCGAGATGGGAAAAGGCTGTAAGGTTGTGGTGTGTGGACAAGCAGCCGTTGGGAAAACAGCCATTTTGGAGCAGTTGCTGTATGGAAATCACAGTGTAGgtaagaaaacaacacagtgaagTGAATATTTCTAATATCAGTTGGTAATTCAGCCTAAATTTATACCAATACACTGGACACAACTATTGAAAGCGCTGtcgataaaaaaagaaaaagaaagaccgATGATtatctaaataaaaacacttacatCGTCTGCCATTCACTGCTTAAGTACTGGCTTCTGTGTCCCTATGAAAATGTGTTAGATGTCTTAGATAGCCTTCATTTTATCACATAAATCACAACTAAAAGGTTGGGGAAATTCAGTGAATaagtttggggacccaaaacaAATCTCCCATGACCCACCTGAGGGTGCCAACCCAGTGTTTGAGGTACATGGAGCATgtttctggtctttttttttggccatatttacttaaagtgtgttttccttttccagGCTCCGAGTCCAGTGAGACACAGGAAGACGTGTACGTGGCCTCGGTGGAAACCGACCGCGGTGTGAAGGAACAGCTGAGGCTCTACGACACCAAGGGCCTCAACAATGGCCAAGACCTGCCCAAGCACTACTACTCTGTGGCAGACGGCTTTGTGCTCGTCTACAGCGTCGACAGCTTGGAGTCGTTCAAGAAAGTGGATTTCCTGAAGAAGGAAATTGACAAATCCAGAGATAAAAAAGAGGTGGAAGAAGTATTTCTCTCTAGCAGAGAATATATTAATCAAGGTTACCACAGAAACTGTGTGATACTAACAAATATGCCCggctgtaataaccacatgcatgtgttaTTAAGTGAAGTGTTTTGTTCAGAGTCACGGTTTTATGTTTGGGTTTGGAACTCCCTGACTGCCTTTattcatgtttgtctttttatgttACAAATTGCTTTTATCgtatctgttaaaaaaaaaaaaaaattccaccaAATTTTCAGCTCCAACTTGGTTTTTACGACACTTTACGAcactttaattaataaattataataataaattaaggCTAATGTGTCGTTGTCTAccggattgggtgccttgcccCGTCCCGAGATTGAaccagtgaatgtgtgtgtgtggtgtcctcAGGTGACAGTCGTGGTGTTGGGGAATAAAACGGACCTGCGGGAGCATCGGCAGGTCGACCAGGAGGTGGCGCAGCAGTGGGCCCGAGGAGAGAAGGTGAAGCTGTGGGAGGTGAGCGTCACGGAGCGCAACTCCCTGATCGAGCCTTTCACGCAGCTGACGAGCCGCCTCACTCAGCCACAGAGCAAATCCTCCTTCCCTCTGCCGGGACGCAAGAGCAAGGGCACGCCGTCCAACGACATGTGAAGCTCCAACCGTCCCCGTATGTTTACGCCGACGCTGTGTGTACTTTTGATTTATACacgttcatttttttttgtttacatgcacatCAGAATCAAGGCTGGAGTCAGAATGAGTTTGTCCCAACATAAAGAGGGCAGGAGAAATACATGTTGTAAAAACCTGTAATGTACTCTATGACGTGTTTAAAGCTGCAATATGCAACACTGTAGTTGTATGAAGTACGGACACACTAGCGCTCCCTCTCGCtgagaacatggctgccaaaaaGCCTCCTTTCCACACCAGGCGTTTCAGTTCAGCTCAGTTCAGAAAACTGGGGCGACATTTGGCGATGGAAACAAACCCATACCGAGCTGAACTGGACCACTTGGTGGAAATGGAGCCACAAACTtacctaaaaaaaaactcactctaATAATCTATCTCGGTATCTGAAGAACACATTTGTtgctttatctcacagttaaacagccttttccgACTGGAAACTGAACTTCTGTGTGGCTTTGAAAACCTCTCACtcttcccacaccaaaccccatagagaaaatcagcgattttacatcacaacacacagcagttgttgatcctctgttGCCTCTATCAGTAAATTCAacagttattttgtgacttctgtccTTCGTTCAGATTAATACAgggacacaaactgaccacatggggcagcagtggaccagcagctctcaTGCTACCATGGGCTAAAAACACtctctctatggagtttggtgcagaggaGTGAGGACTTTCCAAACATCTGTTTCAGacaacagtgacataaagcaTTGAATGCATTCTAAAGCATCCATGTCTCAATCTGGTTGTAGCACAGGGGGCGTGTACAGTACTTGAACtaattactttaaatatgtctaCTTTCtgaagtgattcattttcaaaacagtttttaattttagttGAGTTTAcaggttttttatttatttattttcttcggGAAAACCAAACCTCGGTGtcaacaacaaaccaaaaccacATCTGAAGCTTTTCTATCACCCTTAAGTGAAAGCTCTTCCACTCCAGCGAGCAGTCaaagcctttttttcccttttaagaaaaaaaaaaaaaaaaaaagcactttagtACCAAAGACTTGACATGTTCCAAACACAGATGTTTTGGTTTGACGCGTGTTGCACTACAATGGTGAAAtcaatgttttcctttttttttactttcctttctttgttctgtgttcatatgtgtgtgtgtgttctgaaagAAGTTCACGAGCCAGTCTTACGTCTGTAGTCGTCCTCCATCGTACTCGCACTCATTTACAATGTATTTATGCACTTTCAGTGACTCTATGAATGGATCTAACTTTaactgtgatcatgtgaccaacGAGAGAACATCCAATACTGACGCCGACACTCAGAGTCAGTCATTTCCAAACTTTAAGTGATAAATACCTTTtactttttcaaacattttgcaccaaagtccattgagaaaatcagcgattttaactcacagggacacaggagctgctggtccactgctgcctcgtgtgttcaatttgtgtcactgatgtactaatcaaagtattttaaacactgaagtcacacaaTAAGACACTtaaactcactgatggaggcagcagtggatcagcagctcctgtgtccctgtgatgtaaaatcgctgattttctctatggactttggtgcaggagagtgagcgggaTACTTCAGCTTTCACTTGAAAGGATTTAATGGGATTAAGTAAAATTAAGACATCACAGATTTACGCTGGTGTAGATTTAATGACGTGAGCTATTAATAAGCTGgtgtcctgtttgtgtgttaaatcatgtaattaattattaatgttatttctCTCTAATCAGTTGCATGTTCAGAGTATAGATTTAGATTGATAGATTTTCTTGATCCCAAAACTGGGatatatttaatgttaaatttaacatttaacccGTCTGtgatgagtgaatgaataaattaattatttagggctgcaactaacgattattttcacaatcaattaatcgattaggTGTTTGGTCCAGAAAGAGTTTGAAACGATTTCTTTGTGATTTCGAGTGTAGAAaagaggaaatattcacattttggaaactgaaaaatgtgtttaaaaaaaaaaccccactgatGATTAAATCGTTGCAGCCGTAGACTgtacaatttattattttgaaaatcacaaGCATCAAAACACTGAACTTTAGGATATAGATGTTATAACATGTAATGATTACATTGATCACCGCATTAGATTATAGAGCAGTTGATAGCTTTAAATTTTAAGTGATAATTTAACTGAAATTCAACATATTCCAGTTCTAGCAAAATAAGAAACGCATCCTTCGTTcgttcctgtgacgggactcccGTCTGTCCCCGCTCTGTCTGTGTCGCATATTCAATTTTATCGCAATAACGACGTTCACGATACTACCTTCACTGGTCATGTATGATTTCACAATGTCTGCCAGACATGAGCTGCACTCCTGTGTGTGTCCGGCCTGTAGAATCTGTAGGgctgctactgtgtgtgtgtgtgtgtgtttgtgcctttttaaatAGTAGGAATCAGTGTTgagaataaatatttattttttaactaatttatttttgtcactttaatgA
This window harbors:
- the nkiras1 gene encoding NF-kappa-B inhibitor-interacting Ras-like protein 1 — translated: MGKGCKVVVCGQAAVGKTAILEQLLYGNHSVGSESSETQEDVYVASVETDRGVKEQLRLYDTKGLNNGQDLPKHYYSVADGFVLVYSVDSLESFKKVDFLKKEIDKSRDKKEVTVVVLGNKTDLREHRQVDQEVAQQWARGEKVKLWEVSVTERNSLIEPFTQLTSRLTQPQSKSSFPLPGRKSKGTPSNDM